The Kribbella amoyensis genomic sequence GCGTGGATTCCGGCGAAGAAGTCCTTCAGTTTTTCGAACATGCCTCTATCGTCCGAGCCTGGCGCGCCGCGCAGAAGTGGCGCGAAGGACGCCTACCGCTAAGATTTCGACATGACCCGATCCACCGTGTCCGTGCTCGCCTACGACGGGATGACGGCGTTCGAGGCCGGCATCGTGATCGAGGTGTTCGGCCTCACCTGGCCCGACATCGACCAGCCCTGGTACGAGCTCAAGGTCTGCACCGAGACGCCGGAGCCGGTCCGCGTCATCGGCGGCGCCACGCTCAGTACGCCGCACGGGCTGGACGACTTCGCCGCGGCCGACACGGTGGTGGTGCCGAGCGTCCGCGATCCGCAGGCCGAGATCTCGCCCGAACTGGTGGCCGCCCTGCGCAGCGCTCACGCGCGGGGCGCCCGGATGGTGTCGATCTGCTCGGGCGCGTTCGCGCTCGCCGCGGCCGGGATCCTGGACGGCCGCCGCGCGACCACCCACTGGCGGTACGCCGAGCAGTTGCGGGACCGCTATCCCGCGATCGACGTGGACCCCGAGCCGCTCTACGTCGACGACGGTGGCGTGTTCACGAGTGCGGGCTGCGCGGCCGGGCTCGACCTGTCGCTGCACCTGGTCCGCCAGGATCTCGGCGCCGCCGTCGCGAACGCGGTCGCCCGCCGCCTGGTGATCCAGCCGTACCGGACCGGCGGCCAGGCGCAGTACATCGAGGCCCCGATGCCGCCGAAGCCCGACGACGCCCCGGTCGCCCGGAGCATCGCCTGGGCCCTGGACCACCTGGCCGAGCCGATCGGCGTACCCGACCTGGCCGAGGTGGCCGGGCTGTCACCCCGGACGTACCTGCGGCACTTCGTCCGGGCGACCGGGGCGACCCCGGCCAAGTGGCTGATCGCCCAGCGGATCCAGGCGGCGCTGGCGATGCTGGAGACCGGCGACGCGCCGGTCGAGGAGATCGCGCTGGCGGCCGGGTTCGCGACCCCGGTGACGTTCCGGCACCACTTCGGCAAGGCGCTGCGGACCTCGCCCTCGGCGTACCGGCGGACCTTCCGGGCCCGGCTGGCGGGCTGACGCCCAGGCGGCTCGCGGGCCGGCCGGGAGCGGGCGGCGGGCTGAGATCGCCGTCTCGAATCCTGGGATCGAGGGACAAGATCTGGACTCGATTCGGTAACCTCGGCAGTGCTCATCCAGAGGGACTGAGGGAAACGGCCCGTTGACGTCCCGGCAACCCTCCCCGTGGAGGTCTCTCCCGAGACGCTCGCGAGGGACCGGTGCCAAATCCGTCCCGCGCCGAGATCCGGCGACCGGGGAAGATGAGGGAGGGAACCTCTCACATGAGCCTGACCGCCACCGGGTCCACCCACACCATCCGCGAAGGTGCCTTCGGCAACGGTACGCACCTGAGCTGCCGCGCCTGTGGGGCGAAGTCGCCGCTCGGTCCGTTCTACGCCTGTATGGAGTGCTTCGGTCCGCTCGAGGTCGGGTACGAGTTCCCGGCGATCACGCGCGAACAGATCGAGGCCGGACCCAAGAACATCTGGCGCTACCAGCCGCTGCTGCCCGTCCCCACCGACGTGGCCAGCTTCCCGAACACCGAACCCGGCTACACCCGGCTCGTCGACGCCGGCAACCTGGCCCGCGAGCTCGGGCTGAAGAAGCTCTGGGTGAAGGACGACTCGGGCAACCCGACGCACTCGTTCAAGGACCGGGTCGTCGCCTCCGCCCTGAGCGCCACCCGCGAGCTCGGCATGAAGGTCTTCGCCTGCCCCTCCACCGGCAACCTGGCCAACGCCGTCGCCGCGGCCGCCGCGCGGGCCGGGATCCGCTCGGTCGTCTTCATCCCGAAGGACCTGGAGCGGCCCAAGGTCATCACCACCGCGGTGTACGGCGGCACGCTGGTCGCCGTCGACGGCAACTACGACGACGTGAACAAGCTCGCCTCCGAGATCGCCGGCGAGGAGGAGGGCTGGGCGTTCGTCAACGTCAACGTCCGGCCGTACTACTCCGAGGGCTCCAAGACGCTCGCCTTCGAGATCGCCGAGCAGCTCGGCTGGCGGCTGCCGCAGCAGATCGTCGTCCCGGTCGCGTCCGGCTCCCAGCTGACCAAGATCGACAAGGGCTTCACCGAGCTCGGCAAGCTGGGTCTCGTCGACGCGACCGACTACAAGGTGTACGGCGCCCAGGCGACCGGCTGCTCCCCGGTGGCGCAGGCGTTCCGGGACGGGCACGACGTGGTCAAGCCGGTCCGCCCCGACACCATCGCCAAGTCGCTGGCGATCGGCAACCCCGCCGACGGCCCGTACGTCCTCGACGTCGCCCGCCGGACCGGTGGCGTGATCGCCGACGTCACCGACGAGGAAGTTGTCGAGGGCATCCAGTTGCTGGCCCGGACCGAGGGCATCTTCACCGAGACCGCGGGCGGGGTGACCGTCGCGACGCTGAAGAAGCTGGTCGCGACCGGCCAGCTCGACCCCGAGGCCGAGACGGTGATCATCAACTCCGGCGACGGGCTCAAGACGCTCGACGCCGTGGCCGACCGGGTCGGCCCCAAGGTGACCATCCCCGCGTCGTACGACGCCTTCGTGGAAGCAGGTCTGCAGTGAGCGTCAGCGTCCGGGTCCCGACCATCCTGCGCCCCTACACCCAGGGTGCG encodes the following:
- the thrC gene encoding threonine synthase; this encodes MSLTATGSTHTIREGAFGNGTHLSCRACGAKSPLGPFYACMECFGPLEVGYEFPAITREQIEAGPKNIWRYQPLLPVPTDVASFPNTEPGYTRLVDAGNLARELGLKKLWVKDDSGNPTHSFKDRVVASALSATRELGMKVFACPSTGNLANAVAAAAARAGIRSVVFIPKDLERPKVITTAVYGGTLVAVDGNYDDVNKLASEIAGEEEGWAFVNVNVRPYYSEGSKTLAFEIAEQLGWRLPQQIVVPVASGSQLTKIDKGFTELGKLGLVDATDYKVYGAQATGCSPVAQAFRDGHDVVKPVRPDTIAKSLAIGNPADGPYVLDVARRTGGVIADVTDEEVVEGIQLLARTEGIFTETAGGVTVATLKKLVATGQLDPEAETVIINSGDGLKTLDAVADRVGPKVTIPASYDAFVEAGLQ
- a CDS encoding GlxA family transcriptional regulator, with product MTRSTVSVLAYDGMTAFEAGIVIEVFGLTWPDIDQPWYELKVCTETPEPVRVIGGATLSTPHGLDDFAAADTVVVPSVRDPQAEISPELVAALRSAHARGARMVSICSGAFALAAAGILDGRRATTHWRYAEQLRDRYPAIDVDPEPLYVDDGGVFTSAGCAAGLDLSLHLVRQDLGAAVANAVARRLVIQPYRTGGQAQYIEAPMPPKPDDAPVARSIAWALDHLAEPIGVPDLAEVAGLSPRTYLRHFVRATGATPAKWLIAQRIQAALAMLETGDAPVEEIALAAGFATPVTFRHHFGKALRTSPSAYRRTFRARLAG